One region of Kazachstania africana CBS 2517 chromosome 3, complete genome genomic DNA includes:
- the TRM10 gene encoding tRNA (guanine(9)-N(1))-methyltransferase (similar to Saccharomyces cerevisiae TRM10 (YOL093W); ancestral locus Anc_3.104), whose product MSGTDENDGDVALQKKMESDKLPPIPEGMSKSQWKKKWKKIRFENNKEKHAEVRREKRKRARETRRTLLESYKERGEPIPQELVREPRVNVNQKDSGIKLLIDCAFDDLMNDKEIVSLSNQLTRAYASNKRSNHFADVKVTSFNKRLQERFSVGLKDTNYENWKNFVFLDNEELITEPTDKLKMVYLTADTDENLQTLEPGMTYIVGGIVDKNRHKLLCYNKAKELGIATKRLPLDEFIKIDGRRVLTTTHVVDIMLKYFDTHDWRKAFETVLPPRKIDIAKMDMTVVDSDDEDEEEVSNNAESKKSDDNI is encoded by the coding sequence ATGTCTGGCACAGATGAAAACGATGGGGATGTTGCTcttcagaagaaaatgGAATCAGATAAACTTCCTCCAATCCCTGAGGGTATGTCGAAGAGTCagtggaagaagaaatggaagaagataagattcgaaaataataaagaaaaacatGCAGAAGTACGTCGTGAAAAACGTAAGAGAGCTCGGGAGACAAGACGTACTTTACTCGAGTCTTACAAGGAACGTGGGGAGCCTATTCCACAGGAACTCGTCAGAGAACCCAGGGTCAATGTCAATCAAAAGGACTCTGGGATTAAGCTTCTCATAGACTGTGCTTTTGACGACTTAATGAAcgataaagaaattgtcaGTCTGTCTAATCAACTGACAAGGGCCTATGCGTCGAATAAACGGTCGAATCACTTTGCTGATGTGAAAGTCACTAGTTTCAATAAGAGACTTCAGGAAAGGTTCTCTGTTGGGTTGAAAGATACCAACTAcgaaaattggaaaaattttgtgtTCCTcgataatgaagaattgattaCTGAACCAACAGATAAGTTGAAAATGGTCTACCTCACAGCTGATACGGATGAAAACTTGCAAACCTTAGAACCTGGAATGACTTACATTGTCGGTGGTATAGTGGATAAGAATAGGCACAAGCTACTTTGTTACAACAAGGCCAAAGAACTCGGTATTGCAACCAAGAGATTACCATTGGACGAATTCATCAAGATTGATGGAAGAAGAGTCCTCACAACCACTCACGTCGTAGATATCATgctgaaatattttgatactCACGACTGGAGAAAGGCTTTTGAAACTGTCCTACCACCAAGAAAGATCGATATTGCCAAAATGGACATGACTGTAGTCGACAGTGACGACGAGGACGAAGAGGAAGTTTCCAACAACGCtgaatcaaagaaaagcGACGACAATATATAA
- the RFC4 gene encoding replication factor C subunit 4 (similar to Saccharomyces cerevisiae RFC4 (YOL094C); ancestral locus Anc_3.103): MSRPSLTLELPWVEKYRPQLLKDIVGNEETIERLKQIAQDGNMPHMIISGLPGIGKTTSVHCLAHELLGSHYSQAVLELNASDDRGIDVIRNQIKHFAQKKLNLPVGKHKIIILDEADSMTAGAQQALRRTMELYSNTTRFAFACNQSNKIIEPLQSRCAILRYSKLSDEQVLKRLLEVIELEKVEYTNDGLEAIIFTAEGDMRQAINNLQSTVAGHGLVNGDNVFKIVDSPHPLIVRKMLLSTTLDESMNILRNELWNKGYSSVDIVTTCFRVTKTLPQVKEAKRLEMIKEIGFTHMRILEGVGTYLQLASMLAKIHKLV, translated from the coding sequence ATGTCAAGGCCATCGTTAACATTAGAATTGCCATGGGTGGAGAAGTATCGTCCTCAGTTGCTCAAGGATATAGTAGGAAATGAAGAGACtattgaaagattgaaaCAAATTGCTCAGGATGGTAATATGCCCCATATGATCATTTCTGGGTTGCCAGGTATTGGTAAAACAACGTCAGTGCATTGTCTGGCACATGAATTACTGGGATCTCACTATTCACAGGCTGTTTTGGAGCTGAATGCCTCAGATGATAGAGGTATTGATGTTATCagaaatcaaatcaaaCATTTTGCccagaagaaattgaatcttcCAGTAGGTAAacataaaattattatactGGATGAAGCTGATTCTATGACTGCCGGGGCTCAGCAGGCACTAAGAAGAACTATGGAGCTTTACTCGAATACAACAAGATTTGCATTTGCTTGCAATCAATCTAATAAGATTATTGAACCATTACAGAGTAGATGTGCAATTTTACgttattcaaaattgagtGATGAACAAGTCTTGAAGAGATTATTGGAAGTCAtagaattggaaaaagtGGAATATACTAATGATGGTCTGGAAGCCATTATTTTCACTGCAGAAGGTGATATGAGACAAGCCATTAATAATTTACAGAGTACGGTGGCAGGTCATGGGTTGGTAAACGGAGATAATGTATTTAAAATTGTAGACTCTCCTCATCCTTTAATTGTCAGAAAGATGTTACTTTCAACTACTTTGGACGAGTCGATGAATATCTTAAGAAATGAACTATGGAATAAAGGTTACTCTTCAGTTGACATAGTGACGACCTGTTTTAGGGTGACAAAGACGTTACCACAAGTAAAAGAAGCTAAACGATTGGAAatgataaaagaaattggcTTCACTCATATGAGGATCCTCGAAGGTGTTGGTACCTACCTACAACTAGCATCAATGTTAGCCAAAATCCATAAACTAGTATGA
- the HMI1 gene encoding ATP-dependent 3'-5' DNA helicase (similar to Saccharomyces cerevisiae HMI1 (YOL095C); ancestral locus Anc_3.101): MSLTQAQGRVLHHPFKENTTLKVLAGPGSGKTFTLLHKIHHLIETEQIKPDEILVLSLTNKAVDKIVDELFTTFQELNKDSKYSFEELKEIVEQVGVYTIHGLANRVVVEREGLVNIIEENGWRGLLKLISEDFWKSKNINVASPRRLQKLLQSYKQNDDNDEVIEKIVKIMNDCKVLTNDDLISRATNHLNEKIEINDGSTVEDSYENFTLAIQKRYKVVLIDEFQDLYPALLPIIKKIAKGKQLILFGDTNQSIYEFLGHNKYVVESLDKLNLPHNNHVLYLGDNFRCTPEIISAATKILPLNHDTSHTDFVLKEKSGIIPQVYQIKDPLEQLEFLVKEICELASSSAKFSDIAILSRTNSHLQTIADHLTLYGIPFEKLASQPDWLNDVRIQFIIDLLKVLTMAYKEAPVMNPDNISTWKSDFSVIVTLSTLKGIGTKSIQTLYSASTKKGISLWKYITEIPTNQWPSSIPFRGKIENYAKVLYKYLEAGEVWSLDAPIALIEYVSGIASQLDYAPFQFKSIKEMTEFKIHLEEMFKIMKLCTFNKPTDLSLVEWFLETYFDQSSLYHHAKLACESEGAGVVKLSTIHSSKGLEFPITFLMSPALQKFPMDDNTLYVGMTRARNLLYMININHSRIQQPFTLNKNRAHLLSNKSFWNYYNNDLNRGDSFKYSLETNLYNYGRLQNKFGFSRSYSTLCGPIVRICSKYLPR, translated from the coding sequence ATGAGTTTGACACAAGCACAGGGAAGAGTTCTGCATCACCCTTTCAAGGAGAACACAACATTGAAGGTTCTAGCAGGTCCAGGATCTGGTAAGACTTTCACGCTTTTGCATAAgattcatcatttgattGAAACAGAACAAATAAAACcagatgaaattttagtTTTGTCTCTAACAAATAAAGCAGTAGATAAAATCGTGGATGAACTTTTTACCACTTTTCAAGAGTTGAACAAAGATAGcaaatattcatttgaagaactGAAGGAAATTGTCGAACAAGTTGGCGTTTATACGATTCATGGTCTAGCTAACAGGGTAGTTGTGGAAAGGGAAGGATTAGTAAATATTATTGAGGAAAATGGTTGGAGAGGTTTACTCAAGTTGATATCAGAAGATTTTTGGAAGtctaaaaatattaatgtTGCCTCTCCACGACGTTTGCAGAAGTTGTTACAATCTTATAAacaaaatgatgataacgacgaagttattgaaaaaattgttaaaatTATGAATGATTGTAAAGTTCTTACAAATGATGATCTTATATCAAGGGCAACTaatcatttaaatgaaaagattgagATCAATGACGGATCGACAGTCGAAGATAgctatgaaaattttacctTAGCTATCCAAAAAAGGTACAAAGTAGTACTCATCGATGAGTTTCAGGACCTATACCCTGCATTACTGccaataataaagaaaatcGCCAAAGGTAAACAACTCATCTTGTTTGGTGATACAAATCAAAGCATTTACGAGTTTCTTGGTCATAATAAATACGTGGTAGAGTCAttagataaattgaatctGCCACATAACAACCATGTACTTTATCTTGGAGATAATTTTAGATGCACGCCAGAAATCATAAGTGCTGCTACGAAGATCTTACCATTGAATCATGATACATCCCATACAGATTTCGtcttaaaagaaaaaagtggTATTATTCCGCAGgtttatcaaatcaaaGATCCATTAGAACAATTAGAATTTTTGGTTAAGGAAATATGTGAATTAGCATCATCTTCcgcaaaattttcagatattGCAATTCTTTCAAGGACGAATAGCCATTTACAGACCATTGCTGATCATTTGACTTTGTATGGAATcccttttgaaaaattggcaTCACAACCAGACTGGTTAAATGACGTAAGAATACAATTTATCATAGATCTCTTGAAAGTGCTAACAATGGCATATAAAGAAGCGCCAGTAATGAATCCTGACAATATCAGTACATGGAAGAGTGATTTTAGTGTAATTGTGACATTAAGCACATTGAAGGGAATTGGAACAAAGTCAATTCAAACTTTATATTCTGCTAGTACCAAGAAGGGAATATCATTATGGAAGTATATTACAGAAATTCCTACTAATCAGTGGCCTTCTTCAATCCCATTCAGGGGCAAAATAGAGAACTACGCCAAggttttatataaatatctGGAGGCAGGAGAAGTGTGGTCGCTAGATGCACCAATAGCACTGATTGAATACGTTAGTGGTATCGCGAGTCAACTAGATTATGCGCCGTTTCAGTTCAAATCTATTAAGGAGATGACTGAGTTCAAAATACATTTAGAAGAAATGTTCAAAATCATGAAGTTATGTACTTTCAATAAACCGACCGATCTAAGCCTGGTTGAGTGGTTCTTAGAAACGTACTTTGACCAAAGTTCGCTATATCATCATGCAAAACTAGCATGCGAATCCGAGGGAGCTGGTGTAGTGAAACTATCTACAATACACTCTTCAAAAGGACTTGAGTTTCCCATAACTTTTTTGATGAGTCCAGCCCTTCAAAAATTCCCAATGGATGATAATACTTTATATGTCGGTATGACACGGGCAAGAAATTTACTATACATGATCAACATCAATCATTCAAGGATACAACAACCATTTACCCTGAATAAAAATAGGGCACATCTGCTATCAAATAAAAGCTTCTGGAACTACTACaataatgatttaaatAGAGGagattctttcaaatattccCTCGAAACCAACTTGTATAACTATGGCAGATTGCAAAACAAATTTGGGTTTTCAAGAAGTTACTCGACTCTCTGTGGACCTATAGTTAGGATATGTAGCAAATATTTACCTCGTTGA
- the COQ3 gene encoding hexaprenyldihydroxybenzoate methyltransferase (similar to Saccharomyces cerevisiae COQ3 (YOL096C); ancestral locus Anc_3.99): MLQLHSLPRIGSTIQVLKRFPHVAIPVRSKVTDATPDEILHFQQLAPTWWDTNGSQRVLHMMNVARLHFIRRVLNKQITIKDSDTYIPGFDYKQFFPYDVSHAVEEEWDDKVREQLDNLALNVLDVGCGGGILAESMGRMPFVNHVQGIDLTEDVIKVAKEHARLDPNLNGKVSYDTLAVEDVKGKYDIVTCFEMLEHVDRPGDILKHVWSRLKPEGVLFLSTINREPISWLVNIFVAENILKMVPKGTHHISKFVNSSEILEWFEKRQRHKFKVLDLKGSAFVPTRGWVEHDYPRIGNYFMAIKKRVSKPCHLYKNCSLHKTHIFQNYLVTGCIMTHFR, from the coding sequence ATGCTCCAACTACATTCTTTACCTAGAATCGGTAGTACAATTCAAGTGTTAAAAAGGTTTCCTCATGTGGCAATCCCTGTAAGAAGCAAGGTAACTGATGCAACTCCGGATGAAATACTACATTTCCAGCAATTGGCACCAACCTGGTGGGACACAAATGGTTCTCAAAGGGTATTGCATATGATGAATGTGGCAAGGCTTCACTTTATTAGAAGAGTGTTAAACAAGCAGATCACTATTAAAGATAGTGACACTTATATACCCGGGTTTGATTATAAGCAATTTTTTCCATACGACGTGTCTCATGCTGTGGAAGAAGAATGGGATGATAAGGTTAGAGAGCAACTTGACAATTTGGCACTTAATGTCCTCGATGTTGGGTGTGGCGGTGGTATTTTGGCTGAGTCAATGGGGAGGATGCCATTTGTCAATCATGTTCAAGGCATCGACTTGACTGAAGATGTTATTAAGGTTGCAAAGGAGCATGCTAGACTGGACCCAAATTTAAACGGTAAAGTAAGCTATGATACGTTAGCGGTTGAAGATGTGAAGGGTAAATATGACATTGTCACTTGTTTTGAAATGTTAGAGCACGTTGATAGACCTGGAGACATCCTGAAGCATGTGTGGTCAAGATTGAAGCCTGAAGGTGTCTTATTTCTGAGTACCATCAACCGAGAGCCAATTTCATGGCTAGTCAACATTTTTGTCGctgaaaatatattgaagatgGTTCCGAAGGGAACTCatcatatttcaaaattcgTAAATTCATCAGAAATCCTCGAATGGTTCGAGAAGAGACAGAGACACAAATTCAAAGTACTAGATCTCAAAGGCAGTGCATTTGTACCAACGAGAGGTTGGGTAGAACATGATTATCCAAGAATAGGAAACTACTTCATGGCCATCAAAAAACGGGTTAGCAAGCCATGTCATCTATATAAAAACTGTTCTTTACATAAAACGcatatattccaaaattatttagTGACAGGATGTATAATGACACATTTTAGATGA
- the WRS1 gene encoding tryptophan--tRNA ligase WRS1 (similar to Saccharomyces cerevisiae WRS1 (YOL097C); ancestral locus Anc_3.97): MSDSAVEKVTKELSELDAKDAAATSGQEQVVTPWDVAGAVDEQGVAQSIDYEKLITQFGTKPVNQETLERFERVTGHKPHHFMRKGYFFSERDFNKILDLYQQGKPFFLYTGRGPSSDSMHMGHMIPFVFTKWLQDVFDVPLVIELTDDEKFLFKHKLTIADVKKFAIENAKDIVAVGFNPENTFIFSDLQYMGSGFYETVVRVSRQITGSTAKAVFGFNDSDCIGKFHFASIQIASAFPSSFPDVLGLPDKTQCLIPCAIDQDPYFRVCRDVAEKLKFAKPALLHSKFFPALQGSTTKMSASDDSSAIFMTDTPKQIQKKINKYAFSGGQVSIDLHRQLGGNPDVDVAYQYLAFFKDDDEFLKECYDKYKSGELLSGEMKKLCIEVLQEFVKAFQDRRKQVDEELLEKFMKPHKLVWGQKERLVPVKPKEPKKDSKKK, encoded by the coding sequence ATGAGCGACTCTGCTGTTGAAAAGGTTACCAAGGAACTCTCTGAGCTCGATGCAAAAGATGCTGCTGCCACTAGCGGTCAAGAACAAGTTGTTACACCATGGGATGTCGCTGGTGCTGTCGATGAGCAAGGTGTTGCACAATCTATTGATTATGAAAAGTTGATTACACAGTTCGGCACCAAACCAGTTAACCAAGAAACTCTagaaagatttgaaagagtCACTGGTCACAAACCACATCATTTTATGCGTAAGGGCTATTTCTTCTCTGAACGTGATTTCAATAAGATTTTAGATCTCTATCAACAAGGTAAgccatttttcttatatacTGGTAGAGGTCCATCAAGTGATTCCATGCACATGGGTCATATGATTCCTTTTGTTTTCACTAAATGGTTGCAAGATGTATTCGATGTTCCATTAGTTATTGAATTgactgatgatgaaaagttCTTATTCAAGCATAAATTAACCATTGCTGATGTAAAAAAGTTTGCTATTGAGAATGCTAAGGATATTGTAGCCGTTGGTTTCAACCCTGAAAACACTTTCATCTTTTCTGATTTACAATATATGGGTAGCGGTTTCTATGAAACCGTTGTTCGTGTTTCAAGACAGATTACTGGTTCTACAGCAAAGGCTGTTTTTGGTTTCAATGATTCTGATTGTATTGGTAAATTCCATTTTGCATCCATCCAAATTGCTTCTGCTTTCCCAAGCTCTTTCCCAGATGTCCTTGGCTTGCCAGACAAGACACAATGTTTGATTCCATGTGCCATTGATCAAGATCCATATTTCAGAGTGTGCAGAGACGTTGCAGAAAAGCTAAAGTTTGCTAAACCAGCTTTATTGCATTCCAAGTTCTTCCCAGCTTTACAAGGGTCTACCACTAAGATGTCTGCATCCGACGACAGTTCTGCCATTTTTATGACTGATACACCAAAACAAatccaaaagaaaattaacaAATATGCGTTCAGCGGGGGTCAAGTTTCTATTGATTTACACAGGCAGTTAGGCGGTAACCCAGATGTTGATGTTGcatatcaatatttggctttcttcaaagatgatgacgaatttttgaaagaatgtTATGATAAGTATAAATCTGGTGAGTTATTATCGGGtgaaatgaagaaattatgTATTGAAGTATTACAAGAATTTGTTAAGGCATTCCAAGATCGTAGAAAACAAGTTGACGAAGAATTACTAGAAAAATTCATGAAGCCACACAAGTTAGTTTGGGGTCAAAAGGAAAGATTAGTTCCAGTAAAGCCAAAGGaaccaaagaaagattctaaaaagaaataa
- the KAFR0C01420 gene encoding 3,4-dihydroxy-2-butanone-4-phosphate synthase (similar to Saccharomyces cerevisiae RIB3 (YDR487C); ancestral locus Anc_3.96) translates to MTSESQVFLPIPDAIKHFSQNKFIIVMDDESRENEGDLIAAAENMRTEDMAFLVRYSSGYICAPMTNDYADRLDLPLMRNNLKCASYDDERHGTAYTITVDVANGTTTGISAHDRALTCRELANPASGPKDFLKPGHICPLRAADGGVMTRRGHTEASVDFCKLAGLKPVAAIGELVKDNDGSMMRLNDCVEFGKKHNIPLVNMQELVSFLKDENITL, encoded by the coding sequence ATGACGTCAGAATCACAAGTTTTTCTTCCTATTCCAGATGCAATTAAACATTTCTCCCAgaataaatttatcattgtGATGGATGACGAAAGTCGTGAAAATGAAGGTGACTTAATTGCTGCTGCTGAAAATATGAGAACTGAAGACATGGCTTTCTTAGTACGTTATTCCTCCGGGTATATTTGTGCTCCAATGACTAATGACTATGCAGACAGATTAGATTTACCCTTGATGAGAAATAATCTGAAATGTGCTTCTTACGATGACGAGAGACATGGTACAGCTTATACTATCACAGTGGACGTCGCTAATGGCACAACCACAGGTATTTCTGCACACGATAGAGCATTGACTTGCAGAGAACTTGCAAATCCTGCTTCTGGTCCTAAGGATTTCTTGAAACCTGGCCATATCTGCCCATTGAGAGCCGCTGATGGCGGTGTAATGACAAGAAGAGGTCATACTGAAGCCTCTGTTGATTTCTGCAAGTTAGCTGGTTTGAAGCCTGTTGCTGCTATCGGTGAATTAGTCAAAGATAACGATGGATCCATGATGAGATTAAATGACTGTGTAGAATTTGGTAAAAAACACAATATCCCATTAGTTAACATGCAAGAATTAGTTTCATTCTTAAAAGATGAAAACATAACTTTATGA
- the SDD3 gene encoding Sdd3p (similar to Saccharomyces cerevisiae YOL098C; ancestral locus Anc_3.93), with translation MVFNKLVSFQLDYAPQYQITKYISERTKLQLVHVNHKSSPLVQGYFAVATECPTDSGTPHTLEHLIFMGSQKHHYKGLLDTAGNLCMSSTNAWTATDQTVYTLTTAGWKGFQKLLPAYLDHILNPTLTDAACMTEVYHIDPEDLTDKGVVYSEMEAIESQSWFVTMLEKQRLLFPQGSGYRSETGGLTNNLRKLTNEEIKSFHKSQYSSHNLCIIVCGNVPEDELLATVQEFDDSIKEMKTTRQRPFVDTKESQIPKSRNEIVESTVEFPELDESQGEILFSWIGESYMDHKNDLAVSMLLDYFTETALAPFVKQLVEIDDPMANSVDYWTDDFMRTIVNLGIHGVPTEKLDQTKAKALEILKTHRMDLTRMKQVIDNSKWEYVLRCEKNGDSTLSQAAITDFIYGKEDGSSLVSSIKTLNDFDDIMAWNIEQWNELLSKILIENKPVIVLGKPSSSLYENLDEEKAKLIKKRKEEFTADTKAELLEALSKAKIHNDKPIPTELLAKFEIEDPSKSVEFIKTENVCLTSLVENTSISALNKKLIEAKPTNFPFSLHLEHFPSQFIELHCLLNSTQIKDTTLLPYYHILDELFSMPMKDENTGEVISYEDVVSQLKSETVDSQISLGLQGQAPDLIDIRIRCKSDNYSQAVKWIEHCLFDMIFDEKRVSVLLENYLNSIVELKREGDIMLESITSRNLYTERSVKKSVDPLFVEKLCEDILDDIEDGKFKSKILPRLETMRDQLKESFTRLQFLVLGDIHKISSNFYKPWEGFITRYANVIPAGYQVKAVPPIPRPLLAVSNLCKSPASKAFIITTPASESSYMNVLTPVKFDLNYDHPDYAAVSLASEYLQCVEGPFWKGIRGQGFAYGANMRRLTEINSWGFNIYRGADIIKCYQTAREIVKSYSDGTVKFDQQLIAGAVSSIINRIATIENGYFASGISNFVDDILLQRGRNFNEKFLKSLDEVTADDLRNAIQKYLVNLFVPERSVVFISCHPSRLESTKEFLESEDFEVEVEELEDDEEDQSDNESENQSS, from the coding sequence ATGGTGTTCAATAAGTTAGTTTCATTCCAATTGGACTATGCTCCTCAGTATCAGATCACAAAGTACATTTcagaaagaacaaaattaCAACTGGTTCATGTAAATCATAAATCATCACCTTTAGTGCAAGGATATTTTGCTGTTGCCACCGAGTGTCCCACTGATTCAGGAACTCCTCACACTTTGGAACATCTTATCTTTATGGGTTCTCAGAAGCATCATTATAAGGGTCTCTTAGATACGGCCGGTAATCTATGTATGTCATCAACTAATGCCTGGACTGCCACGGATCAGACAGTTTACACCCTGACGACGGCTGGATGGAAAggtttccaaaaattgttacCTGCCTATTTAGACCATATTTTGAATCCAACTTTGACAGATGCAGCTTGTATGACCGAAGTTTATCACATTGATCCAGAAGATTTGACAGATAAGGGTGTGGTTTATAGTGAAATGGAAGCCATTGAATCACAAAGTTGGTTTGTAACGATGTTAGAGAAGCAAAGGTTACTATTTCCCCAAGGATCTGGCTATAGATCTGAAACTGGGGGCTTAACCAATAATTTAAGGAAGCTCACAAACGAGGAAATCAAGAGCTTCCACAAAAGTCAATATTCTTCCCATAATTTATGTATTATTGTGTGTGGTAATGTGccagaagatgaattacTCGCAACTGTACAGGAATTTGATGACtcaataaaagaaatgaaaactACCAGACAAAGACCATTTGTTGACACAAAGGAATCTCAGATTccaaaatcaagaaatgaaatCGTCGAATCCACCGTTGAATTCCCAGAATTAGATGAATCGCAAGGTGAAATACTATTTTCTTGGATTGGTGAATCATATATGGATCATAAGAATGATTTGGCAGTGTCAATGCTACTTGATTACTTTACAGAAACTGCTCTTGCGCCATTTGTAAAGCAGTTGGTTGAAATTGACGATCCTATGGCTAACTCAGTGGATTATTGGACAGATGATTTCATGCGAACGATTGTTAACTTAGGAATTCACGGTGTTCcaactgaaaaattggatCAAACCAAGGCAAAGGcacttgaaattttaaaaactCACAGGATGGATTTAACTAGAATGAAGCAAGTTATCGATAACAGCAAGTGGGAGTACGTTTTGAGATGTGAAAAGAATGGTGATAGTACTTTATCACAAGCTGCTATTACGGATTTCATCTATGGTAAAGAAGATGGCTCGTCATTAGTCTCATCCATTAAAACTTTAAATGATTTCGATGATATAATGGCTTGGAACATCGAACAATGGAATGAGCTCTTATCTAAAATTCTTATTGAGAATAAACCAGTTATTGTACTCGGAAAACCAAGTTCCTCattatatgaaaatttagaCGAGGAAAAGgcaaaattaattaaaaagagaaaagaagaattcaCTGCCGACACTAAGGCAGAATTATTAGAGGCGTTATCTAAGGCAAAGATTCATAACGATAAGCCTATCCCAACAGAATTGCTTGCTAAATTCGAAATTGAGGATCCATCAAAAAGTGTTGAATTTATAAAAACTGAGAACGTTTGTCTAACCTCTCTTGTAGAAAATACCTCTATTAGTGCCTTGAACAAGAAACTTATCGAAGCCAAACCTACAAATTTTCCTTTCTCTCTTCACCTGGAACATTTTCCATCTCAATTTATAGAATTACACTGTCTTTTAAATTCTACTCAAATTAAGGATACCACTTTATTACCATACTACCATATActtgatgaattattttctaTGCCAATGAAGGATGAAAATACAGGGGAAGTTATTTCATATGAAGATGTGGTATCACAATTAAAGTCAGAAACTGTGGATTCACAAATCAGTCTTGGTTTGCAGGGTCAAGCTCCCgatttgattgatattAGAATTAGATGTAAATCAGATAACTACTCTCAAGCTGTTAAATGGATTGAGCACTGCTTATTCGATATGATATTCGATGAGAAGCGTGTTTCTGTTTTGTTAGAAAACTACCTTAATTCCATagttgaattgaaaagagaaggTGATATTATGTTGGAATCAATAACAAGCAGGAATTTATATACCGAAAGAAGTGTTAAAAAGTCAGTGGATCCtttatttgttgaaaagCTATGtgaagatattttagatgatattgaagacggaaaattcaaatcgAAGATTTTACCAAGATTGGAGACTATGAGAGACCAACTAAAAGAAAGCTTTACTAGGCTACAATTTTTGGTGTTGGGTGATATACACAAGATCAGTAGTAATTTCTATAAGCCTTGGGAGGGTTTTATTACACGTTACGCTAATGTCATTCCAGCTGGATATCAGGTGAAGGCAGTTCCTCCAATTCCAAGGCCTTTACTTGcagtttcaaatttgtGCAAGTCACCAGCTTCAAAAGCCTTTATTATCACGACACCTGCCTCAGAGTCCTCTTATATGAATGTTCTTACTCCTGTCAAGTTTGATTTGAATTACGATCATCCAGATTATGCAGCAGTCTCTTTGGCATCAGAATATTTGCAATGTGTGGAAGGTCCATTCTGGAAAGGTATTCGTGGCCAAGGTTTTGCCTATGGCGCTAACATGCGCAGATTAACAGAGATCAATTCTTGGGGTTTTAATATTTACAGGGGGGCTGACATTATCAAGTGTTATCAAACAGCCAGGGAAATTGTTAAAAGCTACTCGGATGGAACTGTGAAATTCGACCAACAGTTGATAGCGGGTGCCGTTAGCAGTATTATCAACCGAATTGCtactattgaaaatggttACTTTGCATCTggtatttcaaattttgttgatgaCATTTTACTACAAAGAGGCAGGAATTTCAATGagaagtttttgaaaagtttggATGAGGTTACTGCTGACGATTTAAGAAATgcaattcaaaaatacCTAGTCAACCTGTTTGTTCCAGAGAGGAGTGTGGTTTTCATAAGTTGTCACCCAAGTAGGCTAGAATCgacaaaagaatttttggaaagtGAGGACTTCGAAGTTGAAgtggaagaattagaagatgacgaGGAAGACCAATCTGATAACGAATCTGAAAATCAATCTTCATGA